In the genome of Primulina tabacum isolate GXHZ01 chromosome 13, ASM2559414v2, whole genome shotgun sequence, the window CGTAGTTAGTATAGCTAAAAAGTAGTATAGTCATAGATAACTATAGTATATTTAGGAACAGTAGAAGAATTTGCGTAAATGAGTGCCGAAGATGTAAGAAAAGTTGGAGCTAAATGGGTGAACATCAATGAGCTAAAAGACAACTGGAATTAACAGATTGCTTGTAGGAAAGAAGGataagtttataaaatttagaATGAAAGAATCAAAATTGAGGTTGTCAATTACCACAACCGCAAGTCTTCAGCCTGTGAGATTGGAGGATCAAACAAAATAGTACTACTTGGTATCATTATGATGGATAAccctacaacatcatatttttgtaaataaaagCGTTTGTAATCAGATACAATGCACTATAATATATCATCTACttattttacaaaacataagaataaaataatgattttaCCGTAGAAAGTGTTTACAGAGAGACGCATCCCTAAAACTATAGGCATGTTGTGAACGTTCTTTGTCAAATAGGGTGCCTCAGTTTGCAAAAATTCTTCCCATAATGCAAGGATCAAAGCTCTTTGCCTGTATGCGTAATGAAAGTGTATTTTTACATCTAATATAAGTGGAAGAAATATTAAATTACAGAAAATGAAAGTCTGGGATCAGAAGTAAATAATTTACTCTTcgttgatgatcacaaaatctTGTAAAtttcttttagttctttcaaCAAACCGTGATGGTAATACATGTATAAGACTGAAgaggaaatctgggaaaaacGTTGTCACTAAAGCAAGAAAAAGTATATTATATATTAGGTACACATAGTAAAAATAGGTTGTCGAAATACTCAACTGATTTGCCTAGTTGGCACATCTGCCAATTCAGGAAGCTCTGCAGAAGGAGTAAGCTGATAAATGTGGTCAATTCGTATGCGTTCATGTTCCTCTGTACGTCTGATGTAAGTGCTTCGGCTAAGGATCATTTGATGTTTTGAAGTTCCTAGAATTGGGGTGTTTCCCATTATTTCCTAATCTTTGCATTCCCCACATAATAATTTTGTACTGATCGAGTAACTTGTCTAACAGGTCAACATCTTGCTCGTAAATGATGCTTTGCATTCTTTCATTCTGCGCAAACTAATAATGTAAGGAAAACAAAGTGAAATGGTAATAATAACGTTAAAAAAAGTGAATAAATTTACCtctttttcaacaaaaacaagTCTTTGTTGCCTTCCCATCTCAAGAACCGAATTGGCGTTTTTTCTGCAACTAATACCTTGACAAACCAGCTTTGGGCCTCCAGTTCCAGCTTTCCAAGTGTAGTACACTTCTCTTCCATAGATCTGAACAGTGAGAGAAGAGGGTAAAAAAATTGATCAATACTGATAAGCTGACCGTTAACTTTGGGAAAGAAGCAAATATTTATAAGTAATTATTTTTGATAATTGCGACAAATTGTTGGGAATGCATAGCTAATTATAATgtattttgtgttttaatggagtgaaaaattgaaataaaagcATGGCTCTGTAATGTGAGTAAAAAAAAGACTATTTTGAACGCAAACtccaataatataaatattaagctggaagacaaaaataaaaaaatcagaaTAGAAATATGGAAATGACGTCGACAAACATCTATTATATATGCAAAAAAATGAATGTATATTAAATAGAGAAATAATTTGCCTAGGGTTTACCTATATTAAATAATCTTTGTAGCTGCTAGAACATCTTGATATACAACGTTCTTTGTATAGTCAGTGCTTTGGAACAATGGTAGGGGTGGCCTGATAAGTTCTTTTAATTGATCTATATTTTTTGCTCTAGATAGCACAACATAAAGCTGGCCGTGTGAAAAAACAGGTTCTTTCAAATAGACCCCAACGAAATCTAAAGTTTGGCCTTGTGCTTTGTTAATGATCATCGCATAACATAGCCGTACTGGAAATTGTTTCCTCTTAAATGGAATAATTGAAAATTCATTGCATGGATCCTCTAATGTTATACGAGGAATAAAAACAGGTTTTCCTGCATGGATTCCGACTGAGATTTCAGCATAAATAACATTTGTGTTAAAACATTTGCAAAGAAGCCGCGTACCATTACAAAGTCCTTCACTTGGGTTTATGTTTCTTAGCAAAATGATTGATgcttttattttcaaagttaGTTTATGAGGAGGAAGTCCTTGAGGAGTCAAGCAGTGAAACAACTCTTCTTGGTTTGGTACAACAAAATTACTTGTGTTATCATCACAACTAAAATATGTATTTTCTTCTCCATGAAACTTATTAATTAGGACACCGTTGACCTCATGAACAATTCATTTCTTGTAGTAAGTATGGCGCGTTTAACAAATAAAGAGAAGTCTAAATTGCAGTCATCGATCTTTGGGAATACCATTTCTATTAATGCATTTAAAGATGTAAAATCATCTGTAAACGAGATGTTTGCCGTAGGAGGTATTTAGATTTCAGCTTTGTCGTTAGTTTCCTCAATTCCATCACCAATTCTCATCAAgtaagaagaaatattttgtttaagcTTTAATTTATCAAATTGGCTCCATAAAGGTGACATAACAATTGAAGCATTAATAACATCAGCTTTAGTACCTTTAGGAATTATTGGCATTATTTGGCGAAAGTCTCCACCAAATATAGTAATTTTACGGCAAAAAATTGAGACTGAATCCATTATGTCTCTTAACATTGCGTCAAAATTTTTCAATAATACTTCGTTTAGCCATTGGAGcttcatcccaaataattaattttgctAACTTTATTAAATGAGCAAGTGTACTTTGTTTACTGATGTTACAAAGTTTCCGGTCATTTTCATCCAGTGGAATTTTAAACCTCGAGTGTGAAGTGCTCCCACCTGGAAGTAAAGATGTTGCAACCCCTGAAGTGGATGTCAAGTGCTATGTGACCGGATGATCGGGTCATAGCGAGGagttatttatataaaaaagttTTTCCGATACCTCCAGGGCCATCGACAAAGAATACATTTGGCAAATTGTTGTTAACATGGTACATGATTCGATTGTAAGCAAATTTTTGTTCATCGTTTAATTGTGCAACAAACAAAATATCGTCTTTAGGTGTAATTATATCTTTTTCAGTTCTTAAATCTTTGTCCAGGCTGTCGTTAAAACCTAAAGTGACATCGTCATTCGTAGAGAAGAAATCATCTAGTCTCTTTCCCATCGACTGGAGATAATAAGAAAGAATGTCTATAACTTTGTGTCTAACTGTAGTAGGAGTAAAATCTTGTTTATGTTCAAAATCTTGTGATAGGAAACCTTCGAACTTTGACCACAATTGCCTTGGATTTGCAGGATTACAATAAATAAGGACGGTTGCAGATAGCTGTCGTATAGCAGCAGGCATTAAGTAAGCAGTAGCCTCTTCGATACATATATCAGCAGAGTGATCACTCACCATTAACCCCAACATTTGTGCAACCTCTCTGGATGTAGGAAAATTGAGGTGATAAACTCCCATTAGATTCAGCTGCTGAAGAAGTAATGGCCTGAGACGATCGAGTGCGAAGAAACAACATCATCAGTATTATATGACGCAACCTCAGCTTCTTCTGCATATTCTTCCCTCATTAACGTAGAAACACATTCAAAATGATTTCTGTCCATTAAAGCTTCTCTCATCAAGCTGTCTTTCGAAGAGGAGCTCGTACGGCTCTTCTCAAATGGCTGGATTTTAAGGAAAAGAAGTGGTTGTGCGGTGTTCCTATATGTCCGTTTACATTTAATGGGGACACTAATACTAAAACTCTCTTTAACAAGACCATAATCCGCCAAGTCCAAAACAACCATTCCCAGTAGCTGACCTTTCACCGTCTTGTCCCTCTTTGGTTCATAAAGATTGAACTCGATGCAATTCTTCTGGAACGTTTCCCCGTCCCCTCCTTTGACAGACATATCACGCAACAGCAAAAATTGAAGCCTAAAAGATTCATCGAATTCAATCCTTCCATCACCAACATCACCCCCAGTATCAAGCAAAGGGACGACTTGATTGGTTAAGCCAGAATTCCTATCACCATTCTCCCATTGGATCAGAACACCACGAAGATTTCTCAGTGACTGAGATGGGGGCCAGGGCTTAACCTCCTTGATGTGGATTATATAATCAAGCTGAGCCGAAGGGCCTTTCCTGGTATTGGTCCTCAGACCTAGAACCATGGTTACACAAACACACCTGCTACCTCCTCAGTCGGAACAATGTGTctgaacaaataaaataaaaaaagaaaaacccaCTCAATAAACAAATTGTATAAATAATGATTGGTTACACTTCAACAAGAATGGATCTTTAGTTCAGATAATGCACATTCATTGCCAACACAAAAACTTGACTTCAAAAACAAAACCATCCAGTGCATTGAAGAATATTTCCAGAAAGAGAGAAGTCGTGCAGAGCctaaattcagtacacgtaaaacccatgtatttatttaattgttaattgtttatttaagtttaaattgatcttagcgatgcatgatttatttaattatattattttaaattaattatgtttatgtgatgcatgttaaaatattttctcgagtttcatgtttcaggtgattattcgatgcgggatcgaggaaaagagaccggcgacgattttggcaattttaaaatgtggtattttattttaagttaagagtgaggcattttaaatgatttatttagttttttttaacaattttaaagcctaatttaattattaggtgattttaagattttaaaacttttaacgtttagcaagtgtgcattttattttaaattaagagattttattaAAGTTAAAGATgggttagcattttaattagtttttaattattaattaagcaaaaatttcatcccataatcaataatctcacgTACACACACTATTACACACACCACACTCACgataacacacgcacacattcTTTGCcttcatttcagatttttgaaaagaaaacttAGGGTTCATAGATCTAGACCAgccgcccccccccccccccccccccccccctctaaTTTTCCAGCAAACCTtcattgattttgttgcaagaaatcgCGCCACAACTCGtctcggatcaaccctcgcaccaTTTTTGCTTTGTTATCGctgtatcgtgagttttaaatatcaaaagacatgtataaacttttgtttctgcatcgatctcttcatattatgtgttgtgatgtttattatgcgtaaaaaatccatgtatgttgtgaaaagtttgagcaaaaacatTTGGCTTGacttttggataaaaaattttagatctaaaaacgtgtctgctgtcatttcaATTTCTGTGAAACTTCAgtcaattttctggaaaaactttcaacatgtaaaacgtagaacttttttataccttcaatttgacagtaaattcgtaatttttggacaagaaacgagtgagttatgatcgtttttgtggaactgctcaaactataattttctaaaaatgtgttcttgaagtttatttgttgcaggtaTCGTTGGGAACCATTGGGCgatcgctgctgtgtttaaGTATTGTGATTATGATGTTGGAATGATTTTGGTGCTTCGttttgtgtcgataggcacttagttgcattagaagtcgtatgAAGCATTTTGTTGTCAAAATGTCGTGTTCGCGGTTTGAGTTACGTTGTACTATTTGCATCATTGTTTTGAGGCGTCATGGGTGTTTGAATCATTGCCATAGCATCcaaggatgggtctcgaggtgttggttcacggtCCGCATGATCGAGTTGGGAGGATTAAGCCACAAGTGTAGTGATTTCCGTTGGTTTACCATTCCCGTAGGTACGCGGATCCGAAGCCGGActctgacacggggtccgtgcccttgtttcttttgAAGTGTGAATTTTCAGAGTCTACATGGATCCGgagccggaccctgacacggggtcgtGCCTTTGTTAATTCCGTAGGTTGAGTtgccgaggctacacggacccagacccggatgtgtacacggggtccgtctTCACTGCAtatagggattgttttggggttcgatgtcatggtttagtacgataattaaacgaggtcaagtcccgagagatttaaaaCGTCACAAGGAaagggtgtgagcatgactaatacgtctaagttatgaaagataattgtttaaactcatgttagtatgtgcagcagtggccccaagcgagatccaacgaatccctcaacgccatgtaagtatgttcgacgtgcaaaagaaaatatttatgtttttgaggtacgctaaatgtcttgtgaccaattatgaacgggtttgaaagTCAGAGAACGTGTCCAGGGACCTCTCCatttatgaacgggtttggaagtcagtGAACGtgtccgaggacctctccaccccggtaaagcatgaccgggtttagatcaggattgaaaaatGGTAAAGCTTGACCAGAGActaatccacccggtaaagcatgaccggggatctcatgtatgtagTAGTGAATTTTTCTgccagcctagtactgtggtttagtctgattagaCGCATTTATGAATGGGTCACTTGCTATGAAACGtatctctacacaaaatgatgaagttatgtgtgttcaagtatgcaagatgcaagtatgtttatgaaaaattttatgatgatggcacgtttATGCTTATGTTTATGTGCGTATGTTCAAGcttaagtatgtatgttctattttaaaaatgtatgaggttttattatgtattacttgttttctcaagtttataaatgttgagtctttagactcactagacttgatcgatgcagttgacgacgagtatgaggagacgaggggtggggaccaatgagccggcttggtcTGTGcatgaggctaaacccgaggatcgCCAACgttttaagagtttatgaaTGACGATTTTAACAATCTAATTTCACGAGATTGTTTCACGATGTTCAGCAAGTaattttagcaaactttattgtgatctttttattgcaaatattttggatgagcagtttattttaatataaatttgaaggtttatttcttatttaagaaaattcttatttttccgcaaattttaaaagttgttcaaaatacggtacgttacagttggtatcagagcggttttcttgtaaagggttatgcctactgccagttgcgacaAGCTCAcaaagccacacctcaagtctgtaagttttaaggttctaaattatttcatgtagtaagcatcaagtcatgatttcaacatgtgcatatttaaattcaaattacgtgcatcttatgatattaatatcATGTCCATGCATATTGAGTTTATGTGTTGGGTAAGTTTTGGAACATTATGCCCCCCAGATGTAGGATTGTGCGTGAAGCAGGCGATGAGAATAGGGAagctcaggatggggagagggccactcgTCCACGTCCAACCCCAGATTTTCAGGCTCAGATGCTTacagggatgactcagttcttcgcaaaGTTTGCGGGGAATCAGGCTGCAGGagacacaggggcgaggcccagaccagaagcGGTCTATGAAAGGTTTAGGAGAATGGACCCAaaagagttctcggggactactgacacgatgatagctgagggatgggTTAAGTCCATCAAGGTGATTTTCGCTTTCATGGAACTGCAGGATGTagacagagttagatgtgccaccttTTTGTTGACAGGAGACGCCAggctgtggtgggagagcgcgtctGTGTCGGTGAATCTGCAGACTCTGTCATGGGATG includes:
- the LOC142521845 gene encoding uncharacterized protein LOC142521845 yields the protein MVLGLRTNTRKGPSAQLDYIIHIKEVKPWPPSQSLRNLRGVLIQWENGDRNSGLTNQVVPLLDTGGDVGDGRIEFDESFRLQFLLLRDMSVKGGDGETFQKNCIEFNLYEPKRDKTVKGQLLGMVVLDLADYGLVKESFSISVPIKCKRTYRNTAQPLLFLKIQPFEKSRTSSSSKDSLMREALMDRNHFECVSTLMREEYAEEAEVASYNTDDVVSSHSIVSGHYFFSS
- the LOC142521846 gene encoding uncharacterized protein LOC142521846, translating into MPPRCRIVREAGDENREAQDGERATRPRPTPDFQAQMLTGMTQFFAKFAGNQAAGDTGARPRPEAVYERFRRMDPKEFSGTTDTMIAEGWVKSIKVIFAFMELQDVDRVRCATFLLTGDARLWWESASVSVNLQTLSWDGFKEVFYSKYFTEEVRSRLTRQFMTLRQGDSIVAEFVRKFERGCHFVPLIANDGREKPRHFIDGLRMILPRDVRVVGPTTYAVSVSRSLAAEQDQKDIENDRQGKRPYQAPQ